The proteins below come from a single Chitinophaga pinensis DSM 2588 genomic window:
- the eptA gene encoding phosphoethanolamine--lipid A transferase EptA — MRLLKDIKIVHFSLLISCLNFLFFHYPFFKFIFNNVDYTSFNGISIVICFVILMVLANAFVFFLMFSLLRFVGKIILALLFIFSAIAVYFINTYGVIINAEMMGNVLNTNYAEASGFFSIKLLLYIILLGVISGIIIIKAQIVYVTFKRFLVIALASLLFMLAVVFANSQNWLWVDKNSKVLGGLAMPWSYTVNLSLFFVHKQQENEKEILLPDAGIKDNRKSVLVLVIGESARSENFSLYGYSKNTNPLLSKTPGVFHFNATSCATYTTAGVKCILEHKNTGELYEILPNYLYRNGVEVVWRTTNWGEPPVHIKTYLNKEALMKDCKGDRCDYDEVLLNNLKEQIAASTKNKVLIILHTSTSHGPEYSKKYPPQFETFKPVCNSVELAKCSNTELVNAYDNTIGYTDYILYNVIEDLKQLKEYRSAMIFVSDHGESLGEKNMYMHGLPLSLAPKQQYDIPFIVWTSDNSLKQLKTESSLSQDYVFHSVLNFLGVQSPVYNEELNIFK; from the coding sequence ATGCGGTTATTAAAAGATATAAAAATCGTTCACTTTTCTTTATTAATAAGTTGTCTTAACTTTTTATTCTTTCATTATCCCTTTTTCAAATTTATTTTTAACAATGTTGATTATACAAGTTTTAACGGCATTTCCATTGTTATTTGTTTTGTTATCCTAATGGTGCTTGCAAATGCATTTGTCTTTTTTTTGATGTTCTCTCTATTACGCTTTGTAGGAAAAATTATCCTGGCATTACTCTTTATTTTCAGCGCAATTGCAGTTTACTTTATTAATACTTACGGTGTTATAATAAATGCGGAAATGATGGGTAATGTGCTAAATACCAATTATGCCGAGGCGTCTGGTTTTTTTTCCATAAAATTACTACTCTATATAATTCTGCTTGGTGTTATTTCTGGCATTATTATCATAAAAGCCCAAATAGTATATGTAACATTCAAGCGATTTTTAGTCATCGCATTAGCTAGTTTATTATTTATGCTGGCTGTAGTATTTGCGAATTCTCAAAATTGGTTGTGGGTGGATAAAAATTCAAAAGTATTAGGTGGGCTTGCAATGCCATGGAGTTACACAGTAAATCTTTCCCTCTTTTTTGTACATAAACAACAGGAAAATGAAAAAGAAATATTATTGCCTGATGCTGGCATAAAAGATAACCGGAAATCGGTTCTAGTCTTAGTGATAGGAGAATCCGCCAGAAGTGAAAATTTTTCTTTATACGGATACAGTAAAAATACAAATCCACTTCTTTCAAAGACCCCTGGTGTATTTCATTTTAATGCTACCTCTTGCGCCACCTACACTACTGCAGGTGTAAAGTGTATTTTAGAACATAAAAATACCGGCGAGTTGTATGAGATTTTGCCCAATTATTTATATAGAAATGGCGTAGAGGTTGTCTGGAGAACCACAAACTGGGGAGAACCACCCGTTCATATAAAAACTTACCTGAACAAAGAGGCGCTGATGAAAGATTGTAAAGGCGACAGATGCGATTACGATGAAGTGCTTCTGAATAACCTGAAAGAGCAAATAGCAGCAAGTACAAAAAATAAGGTATTGATAATACTGCACACAAGTACAAGTCATGGACCTGAGTATAGCAAAAAATATCCGCCTCAGTTCGAAACTTTTAAGCCAGTCTGTAATAGCGTTGAATTAGCAAAATGTTCTAATACAGAACTGGTCAATGCTTATGACAATACGATTGGTTATACCGATTATATTTTATACAACGTGATTGAAGATTTAAAACAACTAAAGGAATATAGAAGTGCAATGATTTTTGTCTCCGACCATGGCGAATCTTTAGGAGAAAAAAATATGTACATGCATGGTTTGCCTTTAAGCCTGGCGCCGAAACAACAATATGACATTCCTTTTATAGTTTGGACATCTGATAACAGTTTAAAACAACTGAAAACAGAAAGTTCATTGTCACAAGACTATGTATTTCACAGTGTGTTAAATTTTTTAGGCGTACAAAGTCCTGTTTATAATGAGGAATTGAACATTTTTAAATAA
- a CDS encoding FAD-dependent monooxygenase: MRKHVLISGASFAGLTLAYWLNKSGFKVTVVELGGDLRTAGSPIDVRGDALDIARKMGIYDQIKANEFIHTDEIVGSEDQTLAKFAINTLPEYLGDIEIHRGDLVKILYEAIPKDEVAIIFGNSISDLRQGDNHVEVKFENGESEVYDLVFGADGTHSIVRKLVFGPEEDFKKFLGVYFAFAAADHIQTGRPKSTGIVYRELGKQAVIFQFKEAANAILVFRAPKLDWNYRDREQPKQILKDHFGGNTNWKIPQILDAMVDADDLYFDEACQIKMPTWTKGRVALIGDAAYAPSFFTGMGTSLAMQGAALLAEQLQATDDHQTAFIKYNEVFKPFVDSIHARVDDSLKVQLPETEEELKASIKAWTNDNQ; the protein is encoded by the coding sequence ATGAGAAAGCATGTTTTAATATCAGGAGCCAGCTTTGCAGGACTAACACTGGCTTACTGGTTAAATAAGTCCGGTTTTAAGGTAACTGTAGTTGAATTAGGAGGGGACCTGAGAACCGCCGGCTCACCAATCGATGTGCGTGGTGACGCTTTAGATATAGCCAGGAAAATGGGTATATATGACCAGATTAAAGCCAATGAATTTATACATACAGATGAGATTGTAGGTTCCGAAGATCAAACATTAGCAAAGTTTGCCATCAACACTTTACCGGAATATCTGGGTGATATTGAGATTCACCGTGGAGACCTGGTAAAGATCCTATATGAAGCCATTCCAAAAGATGAAGTAGCAATCATTTTTGGCAACAGTATATCCGATTTAAGGCAGGGGGACAATCACGTGGAAGTGAAGTTCGAGAACGGCGAAAGCGAAGTTTACGATCTTGTATTTGGTGCTGACGGCACCCATTCTATAGTCAGAAAACTTGTTTTCGGACCAGAAGAAGACTTTAAGAAGTTTCTGGGTGTTTACTTTGCATTTGCTGCTGCTGATCATATTCAAACAGGCCGACCCAAATCTACAGGTATTGTGTATCGAGAGTTAGGTAAACAGGCGGTGATCTTTCAGTTTAAAGAGGCAGCGAACGCCATCCTTGTATTCCGGGCACCCAAGCTGGATTGGAATTACCGGGATCGCGAGCAGCCTAAGCAGATTTTAAAGGATCATTTCGGCGGTAACACCAATTGGAAAATTCCACAAATCCTGGATGCCATGGTTGATGCTGATGACTTATATTTTGACGAGGCCTGCCAGATCAAAATGCCGACCTGGACAAAGGGACGGGTGGCCCTGATAGGGGATGCCGCCTATGCCCCAAGCTTTTTCACTGGGATGGGTACCAGCCTGGCTATGCAAGGTGCAGCGCTTTTGGCTGAGCAGCTTCAGGCTACAGACGATCATCAAACCGCTTTTATTAAATATAACGAAGTATTCAAACCTTTTGTGGATAGTATTCATGCACGTGTTGATGACTCGCTGAAAGTCCAGCTACCCGAAACAGAGGAAGAACTTAAAGCCTCTATCAAAGCATGGACTAACGATAACCAATAG
- a CDS encoding helix-turn-helix transcriptional regulator, producing the protein MKAQTSSNSNSDMQQFTDKLGLVLENVLQHFQVIFFKGFAFLPDMAMHFGSFIVTDDFTRVTGQSDITDGIGIVFHNIFQDHVDNKTNMRKPNGPVEPPYVRIFPYTISQTLHFKKDTHVSHVSISISAGYLRNFLKEEAEHFDYLFDRANNFWIEELMTDDILRTVNEIVKKDEPDAMKSFYYKMKAMELLFYLFESLKKRENAAGIKLNGKEIKAIYQVRDKIVSSLSQPSTIAELKKIAGMNELKLRKIFTQVFGMGIYDYYQNLRMKEAARLLREEDLSVSEAGYQMGFENLGHFTKVFEKHIGKKPKKYVLSFKITGL; encoded by the coding sequence ATGAAAGCTCAGACCAGTAGCAATAGTAACAGCGACATGCAGCAGTTTACGGATAAGTTGGGCTTGGTCCTGGAAAATGTGTTGCAACATTTCCAGGTCATCTTCTTCAAAGGCTTCGCTTTCTTGCCTGATATGGCCATGCACTTCGGCTCTTTCATCGTGACAGATGATTTCACACGGGTAACCGGTCAATCGGATATAACTGATGGTATCGGTATTGTATTTCACAATATCTTTCAGGATCACGTGGATAACAAAACGAATATGCGGAAGCCCAATGGTCCAGTGGAGCCGCCCTATGTACGCATCTTTCCCTACACGATAAGTCAAACCCTGCATTTTAAAAAAGACACCCATGTATCGCATGTTTCCATCAGCATCAGTGCCGGATATCTCCGGAACTTCTTAAAGGAGGAAGCCGAACACTTCGATTACCTTTTTGATCGTGCTAACAATTTTTGGATAGAGGAACTGATGACCGATGATATCTTGCGCACGGTAAATGAAATCGTGAAAAAGGACGAGCCTGACGCTATGAAAAGTTTCTATTACAAGATGAAAGCAATGGAATTGCTTTTTTACCTTTTTGAAAGTTTGAAAAAGCGTGAGAATGCTGCGGGTATTAAACTAAATGGAAAGGAGATCAAGGCTATTTATCAAGTTCGGGACAAAATTGTTTCGTCTTTAAGCCAGCCGAGTACAATTGCGGAATTGAAAAAAATTGCCGGCATGAATGAACTTAAACTCCGCAAGATTTTCACGCAGGTTTTTGGTATGGGTATCTACGACTATTATCAAAACTTACGTATGAAAGAAGCCGCAAGGCTTTTGCGCGAAGAAGACCTGTCGGTATCCGAGGCAGGCTATCAAATGGGATTTGAGAACCTTGGTCATTTCACTAAAGTGTTTGAGAAGCATATTGGCAAGAAACCCAAAAAATACGTGCTGAGTTTTAAGATCACCGGTCTTTAG
- a CDS encoding SMI1/KNR4 family protein, translating into MQELEAFEATHGVSLPGEYKAYLLEIGAGGVYFMEDNVPPIQELGKEEIDRLKKPFPITSDKIHEVQNFYRVKAWVYSDSNSWIENGVLPEGTDMAAMFGLPEETGLNDGCISLGYSSGRNELVLVANGEFAGEVWSDRLGYGAAMRGCFGAGS; encoded by the coding sequence GTGCAGGAACTGGAAGCATTTGAAGCGACCCATGGAGTGTCATTACCCGGTGAATACAAAGCGTATCTGCTGGAGATCGGGGCCGGTGGAGTTTACTTTATGGAAGACAATGTGCCCCCCATTCAGGAATTAGGCAAAGAAGAGATCGACAGGCTTAAAAAGCCTTTCCCCATAACGAGCGATAAAATACATGAGGTGCAGAATTTTTATCGTGTTAAAGCCTGGGTATATTCCGATAGTAATAGCTGGATAGAAAATGGCGTTTTGCCGGAAGGTACAGATATGGCAGCCATGTTTGGTCTGCCAGAAGAAACGGGACTAAATGATGGATGTATTTCCCTTGGTTACTCCAGTGGGAGGAACGAATTAGTACTGGTAGCGAATGGAGAATTTGCCGGTGAAGTGTGGTCCGACCGTTTAGGATACGGAGCAGCCATGCGTGGCTGCTTTGGCGCGGGATCTTGA
- a CDS encoding Crp/Fnr family transcriptional regulator — MFDAIFKNFALHINLDESEVERISAVLQVRDVPKHTLLLQAGTTARNVYYVVSGCLRLFYSDENGDEHNISFSPENWWAVDITSFSMQKPAFMSIDALEDTTVCYLTYDAMEQLYQEVPKLERFFRILTQNGLYVYQRRTISNLSETAESRYKRFRKRYPNLELRITQKHIASYLGITPVFLSMLRKRM; from the coding sequence ATGTTTGATGCCATTTTTAAGAACTTCGCACTACATATTAATCTGGATGAAAGCGAAGTTGAAAGAATATCTGCCGTATTGCAGGTAAGGGATGTACCTAAACATACCTTACTGCTGCAAGCCGGTACGACCGCGCGGAATGTTTATTATGTGGTTAGCGGATGCCTGCGTCTTTTCTATTCCGATGAAAATGGTGATGAACATAATATTTCCTTTTCACCGGAGAATTGGTGGGCTGTAGATATCACGAGCTTTTCCATGCAAAAACCAGCCTTCATGAGTATAGATGCGCTGGAGGATACGACTGTCTGTTACCTGACTTATGATGCGATGGAACAATTGTATCAGGAGGTACCCAAGCTGGAACGCTTCTTCCGCATTCTCACACAGAATGGTCTGTATGTTTATCAACGCCGCACCATCTCCAATCTGTCAGAGACGGCAGAATCAAGATATAAACGTTTTCGTAAGCGCTACCCTAATCTGGAACTGCGTATTACACAAAAGCATATTGCTTCCTATCTGGGCATAACACCGGTGTTTTTAAGTATGCTACGGAAGCGTATGTAA
- a CDS encoding FAD-dependent oxidoreductase — protein MMLIAAKKVAIIGGGPGGLTLARLLQLKGADVTVYERDANAEARVQGATLDLHFESGLKAIKAMGLRDAFLNNYRPGAEKGRVIDKYGKIVYDEHSTDFEPMMNVLDLDSEYARPEIDRGPLRDILLNSLLPGTVVWDSQFKNMIPLGHGWKIEFRNGHTVTADIVIGADGGNSKVRPFVTDIQPSYTGIMIVQGNVGHAATTVPQASELLKGGKVYVHADGKYLHISSKGDGSIDFYFVEEKPEGWWNNSGVDFSDGRQVLAWFLSETRGWNDVWAPMFEKADSPYLLRPQYCIPFDQSWEAHANVTLLGDAAHIMPPSGEGVNLAMLDALELSERLTSGDFIDIKSAIAAYEAAMQERGTAEARSSIEMSQWMRAEDAQERLLQLFNHVE, from the coding sequence ATGATGTTAATAGCAGCTAAAAAAGTGGCCATCATTGGCGGTGGCCCGGGTGGCTTAACGCTGGCCCGCCTGTTACAATTGAAAGGCGCGGATGTGACCGTGTATGAAAGAGATGCGAACGCAGAAGCCCGCGTACAGGGCGCCACACTTGATCTTCATTTTGAATCGGGTTTGAAAGCCATTAAAGCCATGGGCCTGCGTGATGCTTTCCTCAACAACTACCGCCCCGGTGCGGAAAAAGGTCGGGTGATCGATAAATATGGCAAAATCGTTTACGACGAACATAGTACGGACTTCGAGCCGATGATGAACGTGCTGGACCTGGACAGTGAATACGCCCGCCCGGAAATAGACCGGGGGCCGCTGCGCGATATTTTGCTGAACTCCCTTCTGCCCGGCACCGTGGTGTGGGACAGCCAGTTTAAAAACATGATACCGCTAGGCCATGGCTGGAAAATCGAATTCAGGAACGGCCATACCGTTACCGCCGATATTGTGATAGGTGCAGATGGCGGCAATTCCAAAGTGCGCCCGTTTGTGACGGACATTCAGCCCAGCTACACAGGCATAATGATCGTACAGGGCAATGTGGGCCATGCGGCTACCACCGTGCCCCAGGCCAGTGAACTACTCAAAGGCGGTAAAGTCTACGTACATGCCGATGGAAAATACCTGCACATTTCTTCCAAAGGTGATGGCAGCATAGATTTTTACTTTGTCGAAGAAAAGCCGGAAGGTTGGTGGAACAACAGCGGGGTAGATTTCTCCGATGGCCGGCAGGTGCTGGCCTGGTTCCTGTCTGAAACACGGGGTTGGAATGATGTTTGGGCGCCCATGTTCGAGAAGGCAGATTCGCCTTATTTATTGCGCCCGCAATATTGTATTCCCTTTGATCAAAGCTGGGAAGCCCATGCCAATGTTACGCTGCTGGGCGATGCGGCCCACATCATGCCGCCCTCCGGCGAAGGCGTGAACCTGGCCATGCTGGATGCACTGGAACTGAGTGAGAGACTTACCAGCGGAGATTTTATAGATATCAAATCGGCCATTGCAGCGTATGAAGCGGCCATGCAGGAGAGGGGCACGGCGGAAGCGCGATCTTCCATCGAGATGAGCCAATGGATGCGGGCGGAAGACGCACAGGAGCGACTGTTGCAACTATTTAACCACGTGGAATAA
- a CDS encoding MFS transporter yields MESTPSFSRYQWFVIFVLAVTQFTVILDFMVISPLGDVLMKSLSLRLQAFGFAVSTYAFSAGISGLLTAVFADRFDRKKLLLFFYIGFVIGTVLCGLAHSYTLLVAARIVTGLFGGVIASISMAIITDLFTLQQRGRVMGYVQMGFGASQVLGIPIGLYLANALGWEATGVLQHAGVCNTLYLSPDHLAHVGVDKLVKKKPAVKTVVDEAVILSEDY; encoded by the coding sequence ATGGAATCGACACCTTCTTTTTCCCGCTACCAATGGTTCGTCATTTTTGTACTAGCCGTTACCCAATTTACCGTGATACTCGATTTCATGGTTATTTCGCCGCTTGGCGATGTGCTTATGAAATCACTTTCCCTGCGGCTGCAGGCCTTTGGGTTTGCGGTGTCCACCTACGCCTTTAGCGCGGGCATTTCCGGCCTGCTCACAGCGGTTTTTGCAGACCGTTTCGACCGTAAGAAATTGTTACTGTTTTTTTATATCGGGTTCGTTATCGGCACGGTGTTGTGCGGCCTTGCGCATAGCTACACGCTGCTGGTGGCAGCCCGCATTGTTACCGGTTTGTTTGGCGGCGTTATCGCCTCTATTTCCATGGCCATCATCACCGATCTTTTCACCCTGCAGCAGCGCGGGCGGGTGATGGGCTATGTGCAGATGGGCTTTGGCGCCAGCCAGGTATTAGGTATTCCCATCGGGTTATACCTGGCTAATGCGCTGGGATGGGAAGCCACTGGAGTATTACAGCACGCTGGGGTATGTAACACTCTGTATCTCTCTCCTGACCATTTGGCTCATGTGGGTGTAGACAAACTGGTAAAAAAGAAACCGGCTGTGAAAACGGTGGTGGATGAGGCGGTTATTTTGAGCGAAGATTATTAA
- a CDS encoding YdeI/OmpD-associated family protein, translating into MTKLDTTPIIEFKTAKAFETWLVKNHDNSHGIWLKIFKKDSGMDTVSYAEALDVALCYGWIDGQKKAHDEQAWLQKFCPRRAKSIWSKINTGHVERLINEGRMRPAGLKAVEKAKADGSWEKAYDSPSKIVMPEDFLKELSKNKKAEAFFKSLNKTNVFSIGFRLQTAKKQETREKRMKEIIEMLAKGEKFQ; encoded by the coding sequence ATGACTAAATTAGATACTACTCCAATAATAGAATTTAAAACAGCTAAAGCATTTGAAACCTGGCTCGTAAAGAATCACGATAACTCACATGGGATTTGGCTCAAAATATTCAAGAAAGATTCCGGAATGGACACTGTAAGCTATGCGGAAGCACTTGATGTAGCGCTGTGCTATGGGTGGATTGATGGTCAGAAGAAAGCACATGACGAACAAGCCTGGCTGCAAAAGTTTTGTCCCCGGCGCGCCAAAAGTATTTGGTCCAAAATAAATACCGGACATGTCGAAAGATTAATCAATGAAGGAAGAATGAGACCCGCAGGATTAAAAGCTGTCGAAAAAGCCAAAGCAGATGGTAGTTGGGAAAAGGCATACGATTCTCCAAGCAAAATCGTAATGCCCGAAGACTTTCTGAAAGAACTTAGCAAAAACAAAAAAGCAGAAGCATTTTTTAAGAGTCTTAATAAGACAAATGTTTTCTCCATTGGATTTCGTCTTCAGACCGCAAAAAAACAAGAGACAAGGGAAAAGCGTATGAAAGAAATTATTGAAATGTTGGCAAAAGGTGAGAAATTTCAATAA
- a CDS encoding SDR family oxidoreductase: MSKLKDKVTVITGGNSGIGFGIAEAFNNEGAVGTITGRNGTTLKNAVETLGNNFIGVRGDVTNLDDLEDMYKTTVDKFGKIDVLVVNAGGVVDGVPLMTITDVTEEGFDQYMNLNFKSAYFTVKQSLPYLNDGASIILIGSNAAYRAAPGATIYAAAKAAVISLARGLSLDLLSRRIRVNTISPGSIDTPVFGKMVPAEAVAQVKQVYIDLTPLGRQGTPAEIGKTAVFLASDDSSFIVGADILADGGMTNAFSVK; this comes from the coding sequence ATGAGTAAACTAAAAGACAAGGTTACCGTGATTACAGGCGGTAACAGTGGTATTGGATTTGGCATTGCTGAGGCGTTCAACAACGAAGGTGCTGTGGGAACAATCACCGGAAGAAATGGGACTACATTGAAAAATGCTGTTGAAACCCTGGGCAATAATTTTATAGGCGTAAGAGGTGACGTAACAAATCTTGATGACCTGGAGGACATGTACAAAACTACGGTTGACAAGTTTGGCAAGATAGACGTATTGGTGGTGAATGCCGGTGGCGTCGTGGACGGAGTTCCCCTGATGACAATAACTGATGTAACGGAAGAAGGTTTCGATCAGTATATGAATCTGAATTTTAAAAGTGCCTATTTTACCGTCAAACAGTCGCTTCCGTATTTAAATGATGGTGCTTCGATTATATTGATTGGATCGAATGCTGCATATCGGGCTGCACCCGGAGCAACAATTTATGCCGCCGCAAAAGCAGCAGTTATTTCACTGGCAAGAGGTTTATCCCTGGATTTATTGTCAAGGAGAATAAGGGTTAATACGATTTCTCCCGGCTCAATCGATACTCCCGTTTTTGGAAAGATGGTACCGGCTGAAGCAGTCGCGCAGGTAAAACAAGTGTATATAGATCTCACACCGCTTGGAAGGCAAGGCACTCCGGCTGAGATCGGAAAGACGGCGGTGTTTTTAGCCTCCGATGATTCATCATTCATTGTAGGCGCGGATATATTAGCGGATGGTGGAATGACCAATGCTTTCTCCGTGAAATAA
- a CDS encoding winged helix-turn-helix transcriptional regulator, translated as MGCKIAEFQQEQKKRMRSVQDAMDALNGKWKIAIISSICCYGKRRFSDILNDIDGISNRMLSKELRELEINQIVKRAISDIHPITVQYELTEHGDTLQTIISNLSDWGIAHRKKIVG; from the coding sequence ATGGGATGTAAAATAGCAGAGTTCCAACAGGAACAAAAGAAGAGAATGAGATCTGTGCAAGATGCAATGGATGCGCTAAATGGCAAGTGGAAGATCGCTATTATTTCATCAATTTGTTGCTATGGGAAACGGCGGTTTTCTGACATTTTGAATGATATAGACGGAATTTCCAACAGAATGCTAAGCAAAGAATTAAGGGAATTAGAAATAAACCAGATAGTAAAACGGGCCATATCAGACATTCATCCCATCACTGTTCAATATGAACTTACAGAACACGGGGATACACTACAAACCATTATTAGTAATCTCTCTGACTGGGGCATTGCTCACCGGAAAAAGATAGTTGGGTAA
- a CDS encoding Crp/Fnr family transcriptional regulator has protein sequence MFDIFEQYMQQVSGVPKADLAMLREICIEKKLRKGQSLLHEGEIWSMNCFITSGCLRLYRTDKEGVEHTARFGIENWWMTDMESYIYQKPSEYNIEALSSSTAIVWTKAAWDEILNSSPAMKIFNDQLLQRAYIASQKRIFSLISSNATEKYFEFQKTYPNVFNKVPLHMVASYLGMSRETLSRIRREYAKL, from the coding sequence ATGTTTGATATTTTTGAACAGTATATGCAGCAGGTCAGTGGCGTACCGAAAGCGGATCTTGCTATGCTAAGAGAAATCTGCATAGAAAAGAAATTACGGAAAGGCCAATCCTTATTACATGAAGGTGAAATATGGTCGATGAATTGTTTCATTACCTCAGGCTGTTTGCGGCTATACAGAACAGATAAAGAAGGTGTTGAACATACTGCAAGGTTTGGAATCGAAAATTGGTGGATGACTGACATGGAAAGTTATATTTACCAAAAACCTTCAGAATATAATATAGAGGCTCTTTCGTCCAGTACAGCCATCGTGTGGACGAAAGCGGCCTGGGATGAAATCCTAAACAGCAGCCCTGCCATGAAAATTTTTAATGATCAGCTTCTCCAACGCGCTTACATAGCAAGTCAAAAAAGGATTTTTTCGTTGATAAGTTCCAATGCTACAGAAAAGTATTTTGAATTTCAAAAGACTTATCCTAATGTATTTAACAAGGTACCTTTGCATATGGTCGCGTCTTATCTGGGAATGTCAAGAGAAACATTGAGCCGGATAAGAAGAGAATACGCGAAACTTTAA
- a CDS encoding amidase: MDLQKSDRNPIYYQDAGTLAKMIRDRDISPVEVMKAHLDRIEAFNPAINAIVTIADNAMEVAKKAENAVLRGNELGPLHGVPFTVKDSIDTANILTQRGSPIFKGRIPDSDATSVARMKQAGGILLAKTNIPEFSYWIESDNLLSGRSNNPWDLSRTPGGSSGGESAAIAAGMSPIGLGTDLAISVRGPAAQTGIVSLKATHGRVPMTGIWPRVPRRFWHVGPMARSIRDLQIAFGVLSGPDGLDGFSSSNYLLNGGVGSIPDRKLRIGWMVGPGFGPVDSEVIKTVEAAADALKSLGLLVEPVGIPALERDFALDVFNRLHVMEMKKAFREATAGRSQEELYKMSKTMLSLPDTSMEDFIDAEQAAERLKDGFAGYFSKYDALLTHVLPVPAHKHGVESFIINGQKVDPTYLQGATVPLNITGLPGIAMRFGTSKEGLPIAVQIVGSWLNESTILHIASLLESVSPVRGLHPGI, encoded by the coding sequence ATGGATTTGCAAAAAAGTGACAGAAATCCTATCTATTACCAGGACGCGGGTACATTGGCTAAAATGATACGCGACCGGGATATCTCACCGGTTGAAGTAATGAAGGCTCATCTTGATCGTATTGAAGCATTCAACCCAGCTATCAATGCAATTGTAACGATTGCTGATAATGCAATGGAGGTGGCCAAGAAGGCAGAAAATGCGGTATTGAGAGGGAATGAATTGGGACCCTTGCATGGTGTGCCATTCACAGTTAAAGATTCAATTGATACTGCGAATATTTTAACACAACGTGGTTCTCCAATTTTTAAGGGTCGTATACCCGATAGTGATGCGACAAGCGTTGCACGAATGAAGCAAGCAGGTGGCATTCTGCTGGCAAAGACCAATATTCCGGAGTTCTCCTATTGGATAGAAAGCGATAATCTGCTTAGCGGCAGGTCGAATAATCCCTGGGATTTGTCCCGCACACCGGGAGGATCCAGTGGAGGTGAGTCGGCAGCCATTGCGGCTGGTATGTCACCGATTGGTCTTGGAACCGACCTTGCTATCTCTGTGCGTGGTCCGGCAGCACAAACAGGTATTGTGTCGCTCAAAGCAACGCACGGCCGTGTACCAATGACCGGTATCTGGCCACGTGTACCACGTCGGTTTTGGCATGTAGGCCCAATGGCGCGTAGTATTCGTGACCTTCAAATTGCCTTTGGCGTGCTTTCCGGTCCTGACGGTCTTGACGGATTTTCCTCAAGTAATTACCTGTTGAATGGCGGTGTTGGCAGTATACCTGATCGTAAGCTACGCATAGGCTGGATGGTCGGGCCTGGCTTCGGTCCGGTCGACTCTGAAGTCATAAAGACCGTTGAGGCAGCCGCAGATGCTTTGAAGAGTTTAGGTTTATTAGTAGAACCAGTGGGCATCCCTGCGCTGGAACGCGACTTTGCGCTTGATGTATTCAATCGCTTACATGTAATGGAGATGAAAAAAGCATTCCGTGAAGCAACCGCAGGTCGCAGCCAGGAGGAACTTTATAAAATGTCAAAAACCATGCTTTCGCTGCCCGATACGTCAATGGAGGACTTCATAGATGCGGAGCAGGCGGCTGAGCGCTTAAAAGACGGTTTTGCCGGTTATTTCAGCAAATACGATGCGTTGCTCACACATGTGTTGCCGGTCCCTGCCCACAAGCATGGCGTAGAATCCTTTATTATCAACGGGCAGAAGGTGGACCCCACATATTTGCAAGGTGCGACCGTACCTCTTAATATAACTGGCTTGCCGGGTATTGCGATGCGCTTCGGTACAAGCAAAGAGGGGCTACCTATAGCAGTTCAAATCGTGGGAAGTTGGCTTAATGAATCGACTATTCTGCACATCGCTTCGCTGCTGGAAAGCGTAAGCCCGGTCCGCGGTCTTCACCCTGGTATTTAA